CTGGTTATCGACCCGAATTTCAACGGATTGAAAAACGTCGTTCGCCTTATCGAAGGGGAAGAGATCGGCACTTTCTGGGGATATGAATTCGACGGGGTTTACCAAAATGCTGACCAAGTGGCCAACCTCCCGGGCCCGGGCGCCGAGGTGGGCGGGCCGAAATACAAGGACCTGAACGGCGACGGAGAAATCACTTCCGCCGACCAAAGGGTGATCGGTCGTCCTATTCCGGATATCATTGTCGGTTTGGACAATAGCTTCTCCTACAAAGGTTTTGACCTGAATGTATTCGTTACGGGCGTGTTCGGGAACGACGTAATGAACGGTACCCGCCTTCAGACACACCAAGGCGGAGCGCTTTCGCCGAAGGCGGTGGACTATTACGATAATTATTGGAGAGGCGAAGGAACCAGTGATTCGCATGTTGGGCTGGGCACGGCCACGAGTTTCTCGACTTATTATGTGGAGAAGGGCAATTTTATCCGCCTGAAAAACATCTCGTTGGGCTATACTATTCCAAAATCTTTGTTCAACAACAAGATCTCAAGCGTAAGGGTATACGCCAGCGCCCAGAACCTGGTAACGATAACGGACTACACCGGCTATGATCCGGAAGTGAACTCTTCTATCGCGCAGAGCCCGCTTGAGAACGGCAACTTGCTCCAAGGCATCGAATTCGGAGCCTACCCGTCGGCCAAATCTTTTACCGTGGGTATTAACGTGAACTTCTGATCCGGAACAGTCAACAAAATTTTCGACAAATGAAATCAAGCTTAAAATATATATTGGCGGCTTCAATCGCCTTCGGCAGTTTCTCGTGCTCGGATTTTCTGGAGGAGGAACCGCAGTCTTTCCTTTCGCCCTCGGTGGTGAAAACCTCTTCCGACGCCGACCTGATGGTGGCCGGCATCCTGAGTATCTATTCCGGTAATAACCACTATTCCCGGGATTATTACCTGCTCTCGGAAATCTCAAGCGACCACGCTTCTACGGTGAGCGGAAGCTCGTCGCGTATAGCGATTGACCATTATAACTACGATACCAATCATAGCGATATCGAAGACGTGTGGGAATCGGGCGTACGGATTGTGGCCAACGCCAACTACCTGATTGCCGGAATGAAGGACGGCGGTAACGCCATGAGCGAGGACGATAAGGCCAACTACGACGCTACGGCCCGCTTCTTTAGGGCGCACACTTACTTTGACCTTGTGCGACTGTTCGGCGGGGTGGCTTTGCTACGTGAGCCTGTGGAAAGCGCGGCGCAGCTTGAAGGCCTGAAGCGTAATAGCGTACAAGAAGTGTACGATTTTATCACCTCTGAACTGGAAGCCATCGAAGGGCAGTTCACCGACTCTTGGAACAGCTCGAAGAGAGGAACTTCTTTCCCAACCAAATGGGCGGTAAAAGCTTTGTTGAGTAACGTATATCTGACGCAAGCCGGCAAACCTCTGGAAGACGCTTCGGCTTGGGCTAAATCGGCAACGAAGGCCAAGGAATTGTTGGACGAAGGTGGATACGGATTTATAGAAGGCGGATACGCCGAACTGTTCAAAGTGGAGAACAAAACCAGCAACGAGCATATCTGGTCTATCTTGAGCCACAGAACTATACACGCCGTTAATTGCCGATTTGGGGGCATAGGTACCCAAGACGGTTGGGGCAACTTCGGTGTGACGGAAGGCGTAATGGATATCTTCGATGACGCAGACCCAAGAAAAGCGGCGACGTTTATGACGGAAATCTGGGATGTGAATTCTTCCGGAGAACAGGTGAAGCTGGTAACCATGGACGAATGGAGCTACCAAGGGGTGCCGATGATAGCGAAGTTCGCCGCGCCGGAAAACACTGGGGTTCCGGCCAAAAACTGGAAAGACGACAGCCGACGCAAGGGCAATATCCTTTCGGGTTATCGCTATGGTGAGATGCTGTTGGTTTACGCCGAAGCGGAAAACGAGGCCAATCCCGGAAGCTCGGCGGCTTTGCAGGCATTGAACAAAGTGCGCGACAGGGTAGGGATGCCTGCGATAACGGCTACGGACCAAGCCGGAATCCGCGAAGCCATCAAGATGGAGCGGACTTACGAGATGGCCTTTGAGGCCCGTCGCAGGTTTGACCTTGTGCGTTGGGGCGATTTTATGACAGCCATGAAAAAAGATCCCGAGGCCAAAGACTTTGTCCAAAGTCACCATACGCTTTTCCCGATTCCGCAAAGGGAATATGACGTGTTGAAAGACTTTGAGCAAAACCCGGGATACCCGAGTGACCGTAGCGGAAGCAACTAAGCGAGTTCCCTTTTGTAGTAGCTATAGCTTATAATCTAAACAGAAAAGCCTCTTAATCTAAGGGGCTTTTTTTGTTATGCACGTATCTTGATTTTGACGTATTAGTGAAGTCCTGAAAATTGAATTAATTTAATTTTTTCATAAAGTCATTGACAGCCTGTTATTCTTTAAATATCTTTATTTCAATAAGTATTGTTTTGATTTAGAATTCTGTTCGAGGGTTCCTTTTTAATCGGATTCTTATTACTGGAGTAATATTTTTGCCCAAAGGTTTTTCTAAATATACCGATGCCGGGTTCCTCGATTTATTTTTATACTATACACATTCCGCTAAATGAAACTATTACTAAAGAATTTCTTTTTTGGATCGCTGTCCCTAGCTATCCTGAGCTGTGGTGGCCAAAGCCAAGAGCATTCTTCCCGTTTTACGCAGAAGCAGGTGGCTTCGCTTCAGATGGGTTCCACCAAGATTTTGTCAGCTACAAATGACTCTGTTGAGACGATTGATTTGAATCCGTTCTTGAAAAAGCGCCCCTTTGATTTCGGTGAAATTATTGAGGAAGTCCGCCTGATTCCATTAGAATCAACGGAAGAAGCTTTTTTAACTAGGATAGACCAACTGAAGATGACTGATTCCCATATCTATATAATGGATGATAAAAAGGGGAGCAGGAACAATGAGGTGGTTATTTTTGACCGGAAGGGACGTTTTATAAAGCGTATACCTAAAGGCAAAGGCCCAGGGGAACTGAGCCGTGCATATAAAATTGAATTTGATGAGGTGGCTAATGAGTTGATTGTCGATGTACACTCATACCTCAAATTCTTTAGCCCTGAAGGGAAATTTATTCGGCAGTGGCGCTATCCTTTTTTCTTTCATGGCCTAACAACGCTTCCAGATGGCAATGGCTATGTGTTCAAGTCCATGGACAGAGAGGGGAATGAGCATATGGGACATTTGGCTGATTACTTGGTGAAGATCACGGACAAGGATTTTCATCTAAATTCTGTTGCGATGTTTGCTAAACCAACAGAGGTAATTTTTCACGGGAACAGTTATTTTCATAAAAATAATGGAGAATTATATGTGACAGACAGATTTCAGGATACGGTATTCCAGATTACTTCCGCTAGCGAAATAAAAGCGCGCTATGTTCTGGATTATAATGACAACCGGCTTCCCCAGCATTATGTATACGGGAAAAATGAAGAGTTCCGAAAGGTCCGAAAGAGAGGGGAATACGCTTACTATATGGGCGCATACGCTGATGTGGGCACGCACCAGTTTTTTCGGCTTACCACAGAGGATCGTACCGCACTTATATTTAGAGATAAGTCAACGGGAGTATTGAAAGGAGGAAACGGTAGAAAAGGCTGTGTGGAAGTGCCTAATAATTGGTTTTTCCGTCAATGGACGGCTGGGGATTACTTTGTTTCTTATTATACGCCAA
This region of Fulvitalea axinellae genomic DNA includes:
- a CDS encoding RagB/SusD family nutrient uptake outer membrane protein — encoded protein: MKSSLKYILAASIAFGSFSCSDFLEEEPQSFLSPSVVKTSSDADLMVAGILSIYSGNNHYSRDYYLLSEISSDHASTVSGSSSRIAIDHYNYDTNHSDIEDVWESGVRIVANANYLIAGMKDGGNAMSEDDKANYDATARFFRAHTYFDLVRLFGGVALLREPVESAAQLEGLKRNSVQEVYDFITSELEAIEGQFTDSWNSSKRGTSFPTKWAVKALLSNVYLTQAGKPLEDASAWAKSATKAKELLDEGGYGFIEGGYAELFKVENKTSNEHIWSILSHRTIHAVNCRFGGIGTQDGWGNFGVTEGVMDIFDDADPRKAATFMTEIWDVNSSGEQVKLVTMDEWSYQGVPMIAKFAAPENTGVPAKNWKDDSRRKGNILSGYRYGEMLLVYAEAENEANPGSSAALQALNKVRDRVGMPAITATDQAGIREAIKMERTYEMAFEARRRFDLVRWGDFMTAMKKDPEAKDFVQSHHTLFPIPQREYDVLKDFEQNPGYPSDRSGSN
- a CDS encoding 6-bladed beta-propeller, with the translated sequence MGSTKILSATNDSVETIDLNPFLKKRPFDFGEIIEEVRLIPLESTEEAFLTRIDQLKMTDSHIYIMDDKKGSRNNEVVIFDRKGRFIKRIPKGKGPGELSRAYKIEFDEVANELIVDVHSYLKFFSPEGKFIRQWRYPFFFHGLTTLPDGNGYVFKSMDREGNEHMGHLADYLVKITDKDFHLNSVAMFAKPTEVIFHGNSYFHKNNGELYVTDRFQDTVFQITSASEIKARYVLDYNDNRLPQHYVYGKNEEFRKVRKRGEYAYYMGAYADVGTHQFFRLTTEDRTALIFRDKSTGVLKGGNGRKGCVEVPNNWFFRQWTAGDYFVSYYTPMGAKPFPDSSIIPEEDKARARNLEEGDNIVLVLYKLKRFEKEPT